The Nocardia vinacea genome contains the following window.
TCGGGAATGCAGTGGCAGAACGGCATTGTGCGTGGACTGGGGGCTGTACTCGCAGGACGGAATCATGGCGAGGCGCGAGTCGGAAGGGCAGCGACTCGCGCACCGGGGGGTCGGCACCATCACCCCTGCGCAAGGTGTGGACATCCTGGGTCGCCTGCTGGGCGGCAGCGCCAGCCAGGTCGTGGCGGCGAATCTCGATCTGCGGCAATGGCTCGCGTTCTACCCGTCTCTGGCCGGTGCGTCGCTGTACGCCGAACTCGACGACGACAACCGCGGGAACACCAGTGGACGGCCGACCGAGTTCGTGGACCGGCTGCGCGTGGCCGCCGCTGCCGAACGCCCGAGTTTGATCGACACCGTCGTGACCGGACAACTCAGCCAGGTCCTGCACCTCGACCCAGCTCTGATCGACCGGAAAGCGCCGCTGACCACCATGGGCGTCGACTCGCTGATGGCGCTCGAACTACGGAATCGGCTCGAATCCGCACTAGGCGTACGACTGTCGGCGACGCTGCTGTACAGCGCGCCGACAGTGCTCGCGCTGACCGGACAGCTACTCGACGCGCTCGGCATGGCCGAGCCGCAGGCGACCACCGGCCAACTAGATGAACTCGGAGATCTGGACATGGACGATCTGCTGGCGCAGATCGACGATTCGATAAACCGGCTCGAAGAGGGGGAGTTGACGTGAACATCGCCGACGAGCAACGTTATCGCACACAGCTCGTGAAAGCCGCTTCCGCGCTGCGCACGATGGAAGCCGAGGTCGTGCGGCTGCGGCGACAGCACACCGAAGCTATTGCGGTAATCGGCATGGGCTGCCGTTTCCCGGGTGGCGCCGACGACCCCGAAGCATTCTGGACACTGCTCTCCGACGGTGTCGACACAGTGTCCCAACGACCCGACCGTGCCACCGGTGACGCTGGAGCAACCGGTGCTTTCCTGCCCTCGGTGGACGGATTCGACGGGGCGTTCTTCGGGATAGCCCCGCAGGAAGCCGACGCGCTGGATCCACAGCATCGGCTGCTGCTCGAGGTCGCCTGGGAGGCGCTGGAAGACGCCGGAGTGGCGACCGAGCGGCTGGCCGGCAGCCGAACCGGCGTCTTCGTAGGGATGAGCAGCAACGACTACCTGCTGCTCAGCGCGCGTTCCGGCGCAATGAGCGGCTATACCGGCACCGGAACGGCCCACAGTTTCGGCGCGGGTCGGTTGTCGTACCTGCTCGGGCTGTGTGGGCCGAGTCTCGCGGTTGACACCGCGTGCTCATCATCGCTGGTCGCGGTACATCTTGCGATCCGGAGCCTGCGGACCGGGGAAAGCTCCCTCGCCCTGGCCGGTGGGGTGAATCTCGTTCTGGACGAAGCGGTGACCGAGATGATCAGCGATCTACAAGCGCTGTCGCCGGATGGCCGGTGCCGTAGCTTCGACGCCCGTGCGAACGGGTTCGTCCGCGGCGAGGGCTGCGGAATCGTTGTGCTGAAGAGGCTCTCCGATGCACTGGCCGACGGCGATCGAGTACTGGCAGTCCTGCAGGGTTCGGCAATGAACTCCGACGGTCGCTCGGCCGGGCTGACCGCACCCAATCCACTGGCGCAGCGGGACCTGCTGCGCCAGGCGTTCGCCGATGCCCAGGTGCGCCCCGTCGATATCGGGTATGTGGAGACCCATGGAACCGGCACCGCACTCGGAGACCCGGTCGAGATCGAGGCACTGGCCGAGGTTTTCGGCGAGGGGGACGCTAACAGTGGCGGTTGCGTACTGGGTGCGGTCAAGACCAACATCGGACATCTCGAGGCCGCCGCGGGCATCGCCGGACTGATCAAGGCGGTACTGGCCTTGCAGTACGCGGAAATCCCCCGCAACCTGCACTTCAGCACGCTCAATCCGAGGATTTCCCTGACCGGAACACCTTTCGTCATCCCGACGAAGACCATCGCGTGGCCGGAGGGCGAGAAGCCGCGGATCGTGGGTGTCAGTTCGTTCGGTATGAGCGGCACCAACGCGCATGTCGTCGTCGCCGAGGCGCCCACGGTCGAGCAGCTGCCGCCGCGGGGCGGACCGGTCCTGCTCCCGCTGTCGGCGCGCAGCCCGTCGGCACTGATCGAGTTGGCTATCGCACACGCGAATGTCCTGGAGCGGGAAGATGATCCGTGCGATGTCGCCTATACGGCGGGAGCCCGGCGTGATCATCACGAATGGCGGACCGCAGTAGTTGGTGCCTCCGGTGCCGAACTGGCCGAGCACCTGCACGCATTCGTGCGCGACGGTGCCACCCGGGCCCGAGCCACGGCACCCACGATCACCTACGTCTTCTCCGGGCAGGGGGCGCAGTGGATCGGTATGGGTCGCGAGCTGCAGGGCAGTGAACCGATTTTCCGCGCCGCACTCGAAGAATGCGACCGATTGGTCGCGGAGCACACATCGTTATCGTTGCTCGCGGAACTGGCTGCGCCAGAAGGCGAATCGAGGTTACACCGCACGGAGATCGCCCAACCCGCGCTGTTCGCATGCCAGATTGCGCTGTCGGCCCTGCTCGCGTCGTGGGGCATTCGGCCCGACGCAGTCATCGGGCACAGTGTTGGTGAGATCGCCGCCGCGCATGTCGCGGGTGCGCTGAGCCTGGCGGAAGCCATCAGGATCGTGGTATCGAGAGGACGCCTCATGGCGCCGGCCGACGGTTCGGGGGCGATGGTTGCAGTCGCGCTGGGGCCGGATGAGATCGCGAACGTTATTGCCGGATCGAACACTTCGGTCGTGGTGGCAGCGATCAACGACGCCCGGTCCGTCGTACTGTCCGGCTCGGTGGACGAGTTGCACACCGTGCTCAACCCGCTCCAGCGGCGAGACGTCCACTGCCGCTGGTTGCCGGGCGGCTACGCATTCCACTCACGTTCCATGGCCCCGATGGCCACAGAGCTCGAGAAGGAACTCGCCGCGGTAGAGTGCGGCCCCACAACGTGCCCCATGTACAGCACGGTGGGCGGAGACCGGATCGCCGGAAGCGAATTGACCGGCGATTATTGGGCGAACAACGTCCGGCAGCCGGTCCGATTCGCTGACGCTGTGCACGCCGCAGCCCGCGATAGGCAGCAGATCTTCCTCGAGATAGCGCCGCATTCCGTGCTCTCCGGCCATATCGCGAACTGTCTCGGCACAGCAGCTGCAATCCCGACGTTGCGCAGAGAGCGCCCGGAACAACGCAGCCTGCTCAACTCGATTGCCGAGCTCTACACCGCGGGCTATCCAGTGGACTTCGCCCGGCTATACCCGGATCGGCGCCGGGTCGCAACGTTGCCGCGCTATCCATGGCAGCGCAAACGTCATTGGCTCGACGCACCGGCACCGCCCAGCGAACAGGTGGCCGTCGTGCCGGCGCACTGGGTCGATGAACTGATCGGGTTGCCGAACGGCGATCGGGAGGCCGCGATCGAGGCAGCAGTACGCCGGGACACAGCGGCCTTACTCCAGCTACCTTCGCCCTCGGACGTCCCGATGGACGGCAAGTTCATGGCACTCGGCATGGATTCCCTGATGGCCGTGCAGCTGCGACACGAACTCGCGGCGCGAACCGGACTCGCTCTGCCGTCGACGCTCGCCTTCGATCATCAGACCCCGAGGGCGGTCACCCGGTATCTGTTGAAAGTGCTCACGGAGTACACAAAGGACGAAACATAATGAAGGTGTACGGGACGGCCACCAGCGCCTGCACCCACAAGGTACTGATGGTCCTGGCCGAGAAGAATCAGCACGCCGAGCTGGT
Protein-coding sequences here:
- a CDS encoding type I polyketide synthase yields the protein MNIADEQRYRTQLVKAASALRTMEAEVVRLRRQHTEAIAVIGMGCRFPGGADDPEAFWTLLSDGVDTVSQRPDRATGDAGATGAFLPSVDGFDGAFFGIAPQEADALDPQHRLLLEVAWEALEDAGVATERLAGSRTGVFVGMSSNDYLLLSARSGAMSGYTGTGTAHSFGAGRLSYLLGLCGPSLAVDTACSSSLVAVHLAIRSLRTGESSLALAGGVNLVLDEAVTEMISDLQALSPDGRCRSFDARANGFVRGEGCGIVVLKRLSDALADGDRVLAVLQGSAMNSDGRSAGLTAPNPLAQRDLLRQAFADAQVRPVDIGYVETHGTGTALGDPVEIEALAEVFGEGDANSGGCVLGAVKTNIGHLEAAAGIAGLIKAVLALQYAEIPRNLHFSTLNPRISLTGTPFVIPTKTIAWPEGEKPRIVGVSSFGMSGTNAHVVVAEAPTVEQLPPRGGPVLLPLSARSPSALIELAIAHANVLEREDDPCDVAYTAGARRDHHEWRTAVVGASGAELAEHLHAFVRDGATRARATAPTITYVFSGQGAQWIGMGRELQGSEPIFRAALEECDRLVAEHTSLSLLAELAAPEGESRLHRTEIAQPALFACQIALSALLASWGIRPDAVIGHSVGEIAAAHVAGALSLAEAIRIVVSRGRLMAPADGSGAMVAVALGPDEIANVIAGSNTSVVVAAINDARSVVLSGSVDELHTVLNPLQRRDVHCRWLPGGYAFHSRSMAPMATELEKELAAVECGPTTCPMYSTVGGDRIAGSELTGDYWANNVRQPVRFADAVHAAARDRQQIFLEIAPHSVLSGHIANCLGTAAAIPTLRRERPEQRSLLNSIAELYTAGYPVDFARLYPDRRRVATLPRYPWQRKRHWLDAPAPPSEQVAVVPAHWVDELIGLPNGDREAAIEAAVRRDTAALLQLPSPSDVPMDGKFMALGMDSLMAVQLRHELAARTGLALPSTLAFDHQTPRAVTRYLLKVLTEYTKDET